Within the Ochrobactrum sp. Marseille-Q0166 genome, the region AACATGTCGATGCTCTTCATTACCCATGACCTCGGTATCGTTCGCAAGATCGCCGACCGGGTTTGCGTGATGAGCAAGGGCAAGATTGTCGAGACCGGACCGACCAAGGAAATTTTTGATAATCCGCAACACGAATATACTAAGCATCTCCTTGCTGCAGAGCCGAAGGGTGAACCTCCTCTGGCCGATCTCTCTGCCAAAACGGTGATGGAAGGCAAGGATGTCCGGGTCTGGTTCCCGATCAAGAAGGGATTCCTTCGTAAGACGGTTGATCATGTGAAGGCCGTGGATGGGATTGATGTGGAACTGCGTGCTGGACAGACGCTGGGTGTGGTAGGTGAGTCCGGTTCAGGCAAAACAACGCTGGGCCTCGCCCTGTCGCGCATGATTTCATCCAAAGGGGAAATCCGCTTTGATGGACGCGATATCGCGAAGTTCAGCTTCAAGGATATGCGTCCGCTGCGCCGCGAAATGCAGATCGTTTTTCAAGACCCTTTCGGCTCATTGAGCCCGCGTATGACCATTGCTGATATCATTGCTGAAGGTCTGCTGGTGCATGAGCCAAAGATTTCCGCTGATGAGCGAGATGAGCGCGTAGTCGCAGCGCTCAAAGAAGTGAACCTTGATCCTGAAAGCCGCTTCCGCTACCCGCATGAATTTTCCGGCGGTCAGCGCCAGCGTATCGCCATTGCGCGTGCCATGGTGCTCAATCCGAAATTCGTGATGCTGGACGAGCCGACCTCGGCGCTTGATATGAGCGTGCAGGCACAGGTGGTGGATCTTTTGCGCGCTTTGCAAAAGAAGCATGACCTCGCTTATCTTTTCATAAGCCACGATCTGAAAGTGGTGCGGGCACTGGCCAATGATGTGTTGGTGATGCGCAATGGCAAGGCAGTCGAATATGGAACGTCAAAGGAAGTCTTCGCCAATCCAAAAACAGACTACACCAAAGCATTGATGGCGGCAGCCTTCCACATGGAGGCGACCGAGGGAGGAATAAGACAATGAGCGATAAGGGAAATATCCTACTTTCAATAACCAATTGGGACCCGGCAATCTGGATCGACAGTTTCAAAGCGCATGCGCCTGAACGCAATGTCGTGACAGAGCGCGCAGAAAGTGATCCAAGCATCGAATATGCGCTCGTCTGGAAGCAGAAGCCGGGTTCTCTGGCAAACTTGCCAAACCTCAAAGTAATCTTTTCGCTGGGGGCCGGCGTCGATCATGTCTTTCATGATCCACATATTCCGGATGTCCCGTTGGTTCGCGTCATTTCAGATGATCTCACCATGCGCATGACAGAATATGTGGTCTGGCAGGTACTTGATCATCATCGCCTCGGCGCGAACTATCGCAAGCAACAGAAGAACCGTGTCTGGCATGAGGACCCGCGCCAGCCAGCAGCCCATGAAGTGACTGTCGGCATTTTGGGACTGGGGGTTTTGGGCCGTGATGCAGCAGAAAAACTCAAAGCGATTGGTTTCAATGTAACCGGATGGAGTCGCCGGCCGCAGGAAATCGACGGCGTTCAGACCTTCAACGGAAAGGAAGGCTTCACACGCTTCCTCAAGACTGCCGATATCTTCGTCTGTCTTCTGCCTTTGACGCCGGACACCAAGGGCATTCTCTCCATGACAATGTTTGCGCAATTGAAAAGCGACGGCCCGCTGGGAGCGCCTGTACTAATCAACGCAGGTCGTGGTGGGTTACAGAACGAAGCTGATATTCTTGCTGCTCTTGATCGTGGCCTGCTTTCGGCAGTCACGCTCGATGTGTTTAACCAGGAACCGCTGCCCACTGATAGCCCACTGTGGACGCATCCAAAGGTGACGATCACGCCACATGCGGCTGCAAGTTCCTCGACAACCGCGATTGTTCCGCAGATTATCCGCCAGATCGAAGCGTTTGAACGCGATGGCACGCTCGAAAACGTGGTTGATCGCGCTACGCAATATTAGTCGCTGATTGAAATAATCCCATTCTCGCCGATCGTCACCCGATGGCCGGCGAGTTTTTTTTGGGCTTCCCGATCAAACTCCACTGCAATCGGCACATCGTGCCCCATCTCGCGTGCAACAATAAGCCCGAGAAGCAAAATAGCATCGGGTTCATGCAATATGATTGCTGCCGGTGCCAAACCGGCATGAACCAGCTCCAGCAGCACTGCTGCGGCTGATGACGAACCAATCGTTCCCGGTAAACACAATACATAGCCCGAAATACTCTGCCCGTGTTCTGGATGGCGGACGTCGGCAATCCGTCCAGTTTTGGGATCAACTCCGCCCCAAAAGCTAATAGGAGCCGACAATACCAGTGCCTGAGCTTCTGTCACCTTCCCTGATACCAGAACCGATGACATATAATTGGGCGTACTCATGCGGCCTGCCTCACAAATATAGGCCGACCAGCGACAGCGCTTTCGACGCATTCCTCAAGTGAGCCATACAGAACGCCATATCCGGTATTACCCGGCGCGTAGTGCGCGAACTTACCGGAATTGGTCATCAGAACCGCATCATCCTTTGTTGGCATGATAGGCGTCACCACGACACAAGTATCCGCCACGATGACAACGCCTGCCTTTTCGAGCAGCACTCTGCGTCCGCTGTTTTCCAGTTCAACGAGGGCATGACGCCCGGTGCAGGCATAAAGGGGTACGGCAAGTTTCCGACCGGCGATTGCACGTTCGAGCCTGTCAAATTCACTGATCGACAGATGCGGGCTTCCAATTGCCACCGCATCAATTGCATCCACATGATCGACCGTCGAAAGACGCTTGCGGGTGGCTTCGATCATTCCCTGTGTCACATGAACGATGCCATCGGGCTTTTGATGCTGCAGTGCTGTTTCAAGGTCAGGAGCTTCGGGCGTCACACCCACCACATGAAAAAGGCCAACAGCGCCCACCGATGCCGCTGCAGCTCCAAAGGCCTTCAACGCATCTTCATCCGGAATCATTCCCGCACCCGCCACGACACCGATATTTGTGCCGATGCTCCGGCCAAACAGATTGCCAAGAATCGGCCACGCGACCTCTGACTGAAGGAAAGCAGGATCAACTGCAGAGACATCGAGAATGACCGTCGCTCGGCGATTCTCGTTTCGATGAAGACCATAATCCGGTGCGCGTCCAGAAATAGCACAGGCTATATCCAGAAAGTCGCCGTAACGGTTTGTCCTGGCACCGAGAACGGAATTGCAGAATACAACGGCATTCGACTCGCCCCAGGCGACATCTGTTCTCCTCGCAGGACGATGTCCGGCCTGATAGGGTGCGCAGGTCCATGTCGGCTCGCAACCCAATTTGATGTAAGCCCGCATCATACGTCGGGCCATGTCGGCCTCATGCTTGGGCAACAGATTGCGCGAACAGCCGGTGAGATCAATGGACCCCACATTGAGAGTGGCGCGCACTTTTGTTCTGGCACCGCCATCCACCAGTCGTTCAGCGAACAACATGCCGCTATCGCCGTGATAGAGCGCGCCATCAATATGTGCTGACGCGATCGGGATGAGGCGTGGTGCCCCCATCAAATGCGCTGTTTCGGCCACGATGCGCATTGCCATCGCAGCCCCTTGCCCCTGTTCCCCGGCAGCTATCGACTGCTCTTCATGGGTTAATGTCAGTGCCACGCGAGATCTCCTTACGCATGGTTATCGATGTCGTCCTTGTAAATCCGGGGTGGCATGTCTCGGCTGCTTTGCGATAGCCAAGCTTACTGAAGACAACGTGATTGCGTTCGAGTTCAATACGCACTTGCAGCTCCATTGTCGGCTTAGCACGTGCGACTGCCTGCCGCTCGGCCTTTGCCATGAGCTGACGTGCAATACCCCGGCCTTCAAAGGCAGGTGCGACAGCAAGCTTGCCGAGATAAAAATGATCTTCTTTCTCAGCGATGAACACACAACCAACCAAAACATCACCAACGAATCCTGCAAAGCCGGTTTCCACCAGCGCTTTCTCCTTAAGAGCATTTATAGTTAGGCGACGCGCAGACGATGGCGGATCGATAATGCCATCCATATAGGCGAAACTGTCCTGAATGAGCTTGAGAAGCTCATCCCAGCGACCAAAATCCGCATCGATGGATGTCACGCAAAATTCTGTCATTTGGGTTTGCGTGCCCTGTATCGAATGGTTTCAAAACGCACATTCAATGCATTGTAAAGCAGAAGCCTTCCGACCAGCGGTTCGCCAATGCCTGTTATGAGCTTGATGACTTCCATAGCCTGCAAACTGCCGATCACGCCCGGCAATGCTCCAAGAATCCCGGCCTCTGCACATGTCGGCACAGCACCTGGCGGCGGCATATCTGGAAAAAGATCGCGATAGGAAGGATTAGGCACTCCATCAGCGTCCTTTTCATAAGGCATAAGCACAGTGACTGTGCCGTCAAAGCGCCCCATTGCGCCTGTGACCAGCGGACGCTCTGCCTGAGCGCTTGCGTCTGCGAGCGCATAACGTGTCGTAAAGTTGTCAGAGCCATCGACAACGACATCATATTGGCTGATCAGGGCCTGCGCATTTTCACTGCCGAGGCGGAAGACGTGGCCTTCGACCTTCACATGCGGATTGATACGAGCAATCGAAGAAATCGCGCTCTCAACTTTGCTCTGACCAACGCTTTCAGTGTCGTGGATTACCTGTCGCTGAAGGTTTGACAACGACACCGTATCGTCGTCGACTAGGCCAAGTGTTCCGATGCCAGCTGCAGCCAAATATTGCAGGACCGGCGCGCCGAGTCCGCCTGCGCCCAATATGAGCACACGAGCAGCTTTCAGCTTCTGCTGCCCTGGTCCGCCGATTTCCGGCAGCACGATATGGCGCGCATAGCGCTCTAATTCTTCGGATGAAAAGGGCTTTGATGATACGTTCATGATGCATGAACATAAGCCCGTTAAGGGCATCTGTCAGCGGATATTTTGCATCAAAGTCTGGTGAGTTCGCCCGAAGCAACATTGAAAAATTGCGCATCCCCCTCAAGGGCCTCAAAAAGCGAACGGTCGGTTC harbors:
- a CDS encoding ABC transporter ATP-binding protein — protein: MSDGSMKNKPLLSVRDLSVAFRQNGEERISVDHVSFDIAEGETIALVGESGSGKSVSALSILKLLPYPAATHPSGEVFFNGKDLMKASEPELRRVRGNDVTMIFQEPMTSLNPLHTVERQIGEILKMHQGMSDQAARKRTLELLEEVGIREPEKRLQSFPHQLSGGQRQRVMIAMALANEPKLLIADEPTTALDVTVQAQILQLLAELKTSQNMSMLFITHDLGIVRKIADRVCVMSKGKIVETGPTKEIFDNPQHEYTKHLLAAEPKGEPPLADLSAKTVMEGKDVRVWFPIKKGFLRKTVDHVKAVDGIDVELRAGQTLGVVGESGSGKTTLGLALSRMISSKGEIRFDGRDIAKFSFKDMRPLRREMQIVFQDPFGSLSPRMTIADIIAEGLLVHEPKISADERDERVVAALKEVNLDPESRFRYPHEFSGGQRQRIAIARAMVLNPKFVMLDEPTSALDMSVQAQVVDLLRALQKKHDLAYLFISHDLKVVRALANDVLVMRNGKAVEYGTSKEVFANPKTDYTKALMAAAFHMEATEGGIRQ
- a CDS encoding glyoxylate/hydroxypyruvate reductase A; protein product: MSDKGNILLSITNWDPAIWIDSFKAHAPERNVVTERAESDPSIEYALVWKQKPGSLANLPNLKVIFSLGAGVDHVFHDPHIPDVPLVRVISDDLTMRMTEYVVWQVLDHHRLGANYRKQQKNRVWHEDPRQPAAHEVTVGILGLGVLGRDAAEKLKAIGFNVTGWSRRPQEIDGVQTFNGKEGFTRFLKTADIFVCLLPLTPDTKGILSMTMFAQLKSDGPLGAPVLINAGRGGLQNEADILAALDRGLLSAVTLDVFNQEPLPTDSPLWTHPKVTITPHAAASSSTTAIVPQIIRQIEAFERDGTLENVVDRATQY
- a CDS encoding DUF126 domain-containing protein encodes the protein MSTPNYMSSVLVSGKVTEAQALVLSAPISFWGGVDPKTGRIADVRHPEHGQSISGYVLCLPGTIGSSSAAAVLLELVHAGLAPAAIILHEPDAILLLGLIVAREMGHDVPIAVEFDREAQKKLAGHRVTIGENGIISISD
- a CDS encoding aconitase X catalytic domain-containing protein: MALTLTHEEQSIAAGEQGQGAAMAMRIVAETAHLMGAPRLIPIASAHIDGALYHGDSGMLFAERLVDGGARTKVRATLNVGSIDLTGCSRNLLPKHEADMARRMMRAYIKLGCEPTWTCAPYQAGHRPARRTDVAWGESNAVVFCNSVLGARTNRYGDFLDIACAISGRAPDYGLHRNENRRATVILDVSAVDPAFLQSEVAWPILGNLFGRSIGTNIGVVAGAGMIPDEDALKAFGAAAASVGAVGLFHVVGVTPEAPDLETALQHQKPDGIVHVTQGMIEATRKRLSTVDHVDAIDAVAIGSPHLSISEFDRLERAIAGRKLAVPLYACTGRHALVELENSGRRVLLEKAGVVIVADTCVVVTPIMPTKDDAVLMTNSGKFAHYAPGNTGYGVLYGSLEECVESAVAGRPIFVRQAA
- a CDS encoding GNAT family N-acetyltransferase, which produces MTEFCVTSIDADFGRWDELLKLIQDSFAYMDGIIDPPSSARRLTINALKEKALVETGFAGFVGDVLVGCVFIAEKEDHFYLGKLAVAPAFEGRGIARQLMAKAERQAVARAKPTMELQVRIELERNHVVFSKLGYRKAAETCHPGFTRTTSITMRKEISRGTDINP
- a CDS encoding molybdopterin-synthase adenylyltransferase MoeB, which translates into the protein MNVSSKPFSSEELERYARHIVLPEIGGPGQQKLKAARVLILGAGGLGAPVLQYLAAAGIGTLGLVDDDTVSLSNLQRQVIHDTESVGQSKVESAISSIARINPHVKVEGHVFRLGSENAQALISQYDVVVDGSDNFTTRYALADASAQAERPLVTGAMGRFDGTVTVLMPYEKDADGVPNPSYRDLFPDMPPPGAVPTCAEAGILGALPGVIGSLQAMEVIKLITGIGEPLVGRLLLYNALNVRFETIRYRARKPK